The following coding sequences are from one Triticum aestivum cultivar Chinese Spring chromosome 5A, IWGSC CS RefSeq v2.1, whole genome shotgun sequence window:
- the LOC123102622 gene encoding uncharacterized protein, with product MASGCAKRKHGGEARCRCRCRHVHVHYHLPRRRVSLLRWLPRPRLSLLSYLLVPPVLSFALLAFVVSFLWFTLLYFVASLLSNDDDLESVKNVGIGGPASDVEDSGQEGNSEAKGEAVRHAAEHLTGDTATADNSFRRLEIKEVRADGFSQVPRTNDDKLVEDVNIFETSSATMADSEGFSGWRQVQDVPVDWFVDEHDIRVDSSSTPDDLFPSLYSTDSAEIHDLPDMDEPRGMSPDFLAESKQNMVVSSNTSCHHHSISDEYGEEYRDDRKELSACGTYEIIDFIDKHETRDQAPDGSFVEDEETGQFESSDEGSTQEKDAKSVLELVVDSIATLEDFREKQEVQNVPEVLITEANAEQSVGASNEGQDSSSEKEASVVSLHSVCEDAASSDASSHHYLVYEDDKQEEVTKHSTAEAEAPDPASAVICNIFENRQTPRNEAFDGFENDDEAREVASQESLGDETDKINDDSASELDLKGVHRGAPLLRRSPSQWWNLCGVVDVFAGSGD from the exons ATGGCTTCGGGCTGCGCCAAGAGGAAGCATGGAGGGGAGGCGAGATGCCGGTGCAGATGCCGCCATGTCCACGTCCACTACCACCTGCCACGCAGGCGAGTCTCGCTCCTCCGGTGGTTGCCTCGCCCTCGCCTCTCGCTGCTCTCCTACCTCCTGGTTCCTCCTGTTCTCTCCTTCGCCCTGCTTGCCTTTGTGGTGTCGTTTCTCTGGTTCACCTTGCTCTATTTCGTCGCCTCGCTCTTGAGCAACGATGACGATCTCGAATCCGTCAAGAATGTCGGCATCGGCGGCCCTGCCAGCGACGTCGAAGACAGTGGGCAAGAGGGAAATTCAGAGGCGAAAGGGGAAGCTGTGAGGCATGCGGCGGAACACCTGACTGGTGATACTGCTACGGCTGACAATTCTTTCAGGAGACTCGAGATAAAAGAAGTTCGGGCTGATGGATTCTCTCAAGTACCTCGGACGAACGACGACAAACTGGTCGAAGATGTGAATATCTTTGAGACAAGCAGTGCCACCATGGCTGATTCAGAGGGATTTTCCGGATGGCGTCAGGTACAGGATGTGCCGGTCGATTGGTTTGTGGATGAACACGACATCAGAGTGGACAGCAGTAGCACACCAGATGATTTATTTCCATCTCTGTATTCCACTGATTCAGCTGAAATTCATGATTTGCCTGACATGGACGAACCGAGAGGGATGTCACCGGACTTCCTTGCTGAAAGCAAGCAAAATATGGTCGTGTCATCAAATACTTCGTGTCATCATCATAGTATTAGCGACGAATATGGTGAAGAATATCGTGACGATAGGAAGGAGTTATCAGCTTGTGGTACATATGAAATTATTGATTTCATTGACAAGCACGAAACAAGAGACCAGGCACCTGACGGTTCTTTTGTTGAAGATGAGGAAACCGGACAGTTTGAATCCTCAGATGAAGGGAGTACCCAAGAAAAAGATGCAAAGAGTGTACTTGAACTGGTTGTTGATAGCATAGCGACTCTGGAAGATTTTCGTGAAAAGCAAGAAGTACAAAACGTGCCCGAAGTTCTGATCACGGAGGCAAATGCAGAGCAGAGTGTTGGAGCTTCAAACGAAGGTCAGGATTCCAGCAGCGAGAAGGAAGCATCAGTGGTGTCACTTCATTCTGTTTGTGAAGATGCAGCCTCCTCAGATGCTTCATCCCACCATTATTTGGTTTATGAAGATGACAAACAGGAAGAGGTTACCAAACACAGCACAGCAGAAGCAGAGGCACCCGATCCTGCATCTGCTGTAATTTGCAACATCTTTGAGAACCGTCAGACACCAAGAAATGAGGCATTTGATGGTTTCGAGAATGACGACGAAGCCAGAGAAGTGGCCTCACAGGAGAGTCTGGGAGATGAAACTGATAAAATTAACGATGACTCTGCCTCGGAG CTGGATTTGAAGGGAGTGCATCGTGGAGCGCCACTTCTCAGGAGGTCCCCATCACAATGGTGGAATTTATGTGGAGTCGTTGATGTGTTTGCTGGCTCGGGGGATTAA